The following coding sequences are from one Malaciobacter pacificus window:
- a CDS encoding cytidylyltransferase domain-containing protein: MRNKFLAIIPARGGSKRLPRKNVLDLSGKPLIVWSIEAGLKSKYISDVVVSSDDEEILEIAKESNAKTIKRPQEFASDTATTFDTLKHTIENMKEYEYVVLLQPTSPLRNEKHIDEAIKLLEKKNADAVISVCKMEHSPLWSNTLDDDLSMISFLSDEVLNKRSQDLPNYFRLNGAIYICNTSKFLENKGFFLKENIFAYIMENDVSIDIDEKLDFIIANELMKSKADND, encoded by the coding sequence GTGAGAAATAAATTTTTAGCAATTATTCCTGCTCGAGGTGGGAGTAAAAGACTACCTAGAAAAAATGTTTTAGATTTAAGTGGCAAACCTTTGATTGTATGGAGTATTGAGGCTGGTTTAAAAAGTAAGTATATATCTGATGTTGTAGTAAGTAGTGATGATGAAGAGATATTAGAAATTGCAAAAGAATCAAATGCAAAAACTATAAAAAGACCACAAGAATTTGCAAGTGATACTGCAACTACTTTTGACACTTTAAAACACACAATTGAAAATATGAAAGAGTATGAATATGTAGTGTTACTTCAGCCTACAAGTCCACTTAGAAATGAAAAACATATAGATGAAGCAATTAAATTATTAGAAAAAAAGAATGCTGATGCTGTTATTAGTGTTTGTAAGATGGAACACTCTCCTTTATGGTCTAATACTTTAGATGATGATTTAAGTATGATTAGTTTTTTAAGTGATGAGGTTTTAAATAAAAGAAGTCAAGATTTACCCAATTATTTTAGATTAAATGGAGCTATTTATATTTGTAATACTTCAAAGTTTTTAGAAAATAAAGGCTTTTTTCTAAAAGAAAATATATTTGCTTATATTATGGAAAATGATGTTTCTATTGATATTGATGAAAAATTAGATTTTATTATCGCAAATGAATTAATGAAAAGTAAGGCTGATAATGACTGA
- a CDS encoding 6-hydroxymethylpterin diphosphokinase MptE-like protein — MNEEQAQEQLQNALVTTFLANLAFFSEYDNPLYNRLVGLSESIEKGEYKERYFLEFIKECGDFDIFDSRTGEYLYKRKSKRFNNLAANSIKLDSKSEFFTLNNFYFKKHALEKTDYDNLNLDSSIDTVKVVLNEIQEFTNILEDNLLNVDKKNYKKINKFVFLGTLLGRHILSIVKKHNPKHFFVCEHNLEIFRLSLFVFDYTLLVENERTVVFSIMEDDISFNNSFKKFFTNEYKYNAAMKYYATNYNSEDYFDKVFNSIIENSPTGFNYIMSLFKQAKDSFHRVNNYKILTLLKENKLKYFDDKQVLFLGAGPSLDENIDWIKDNQNAFFIIAMGASYKKLIDNNIKIDLVTSLDASKIIYDKQFSDKKYVQKLGDIPLIAAIHTHFNVLEQFEKDNTYLYALDYPFFIDNISPKGFSIGEVTCAILQYLGVSKLYLLGIDFALNQETGETHISGSSSTSSKYDLNNFKSSLEKSTFDLNADIIKVKGNYKEEVLTTRQFYQSAMSLGKYLSSQTSLEVYNLSKGAAFIEGVSFLERDLVPIDITTEISKENLKEFLDDTSRIKMTKEEVELIKSEQFYLETFLVEFDKLKYFEINNFEHFEKTYLSLSEKLYSNIPFNSSFIKIIFSRYYSTIVPYLYYHFNDKFLKNEKNKMKEIRKVFEIQLRRLIDFYIEFLNTIDKK; from the coding sequence ATGAATGAAGAACAAGCACAGGAACAGCTTCAAAATGCTTTAGTTACAACTTTTTTAGCAAATCTAGCATTTTTTAGTGAGTATGACAATCCTTTATACAATCGTTTGGTAGGTTTATCTGAGAGTATAGAGAAAGGTGAGTATAAAGAGAGATATTTCTTAGAATTTATAAAAGAGTGTGGTGATTTTGATATTTTTGATTCAAGAACAGGTGAATATTTATATAAAAGAAAATCCAAAAGATTTAATAATTTAGCAGCAAATAGTATTAAGCTTGATAGCAAATCTGAATTTTTTACATTGAATAATTTTTATTTTAAAAAACATGCTTTAGAAAAGACTGATTATGATAATCTAAACTTAGACTCTTCTATTGATACGGTTAAGGTAGTTTTAAATGAGATACAAGAATTTACCAATATTTTAGAAGATAATTTATTAAATGTGGATAAGAAGAATTATAAGAAAATAAATAAATTTGTTTTTCTAGGTACTCTTTTAGGAAGACATATTTTATCAATTGTGAAAAAACATAATCCTAAACATTTTTTTGTATGTGAACATAATTTAGAAATATTTAGACTTTCACTTTTTGTATTTGATTATACTTTACTAGTAGAAAATGAAAGAACAGTTGTTTTCTCGATAATGGAAGATGATATAAGTTTTAATAATAGCTTTAAAAAGTTTTTTACTAATGAGTATAAATACAATGCAGCAATGAAATATTATGCTACAAATTATAATTCTGAAGATTATTTTGATAAGGTTTTTAATTCTATAATTGAGAATAGTCCAACAGGATTTAACTATATCATGAGTCTATTTAAACAAGCTAAAGATTCATTCCATAGAGTTAATAATTATAAAATATTAACTCTATTGAAAGAAAATAAATTAAAGTATTTTGATGATAAACAAGTTTTATTTTTAGGAGCAGGACCTTCTTTAGATGAAAATATAGATTGGATTAAAGATAATCAAAATGCTTTTTTTATAATTGCAATGGGAGCTTCTTATAAAAAACTGATTGATAATAATATAAAAATAGATTTAGTAACAAGTTTAGATGCTTCAAAAATAATATATGATAAACAATTTAGTGATAAAAAATATGTACAAAAACTTGGAGATATTCCATTAATTGCTGCAATTCATACTCACTTTAATGTATTAGAACAATTTGAAAAAGACAATACTTATCTTTATGCATTAGATTATCCTTTTTTCATAGATAATATTTCTCCTAAAGGATTTAGTATCGGGGAAGTAACTTGTGCTATATTACAATATTTAGGTGTTTCTAAGTTATATCTTTTAGGTATTGATTTTGCTTTAAATCAAGAAACAGGAGAAACCCACATCTCTGGCTCTTCAAGTACTAGCAGTAAATATGATTTAAACAACTTTAAATCATCTTTAGAAAAAAGTACTTTTGATTTAAATGCTGATATCATAAAAGTTAAAGGTAACTACAAAGAAGAAGTTTTAACTACAAGACAGTTTTATCAATCTGCTATGAGCTTAGGAAAGTATTTATCTAGTCAAACAAGTTTGGAAGTATATAACTTATCTAAAGGTGCAGCTTTTATTGAAGGAGTTAGTTTTTTAGAAAGAGATTTAGTACCCATAGATATAACTACTGAAATTTCTAAAGAAAACTTGAAAGAGTTTTTAGATGATACTTCAAGAATAAAAATGACAAAAGAAGAAGTTGAACTTATAAAAAGTGAACAATTTTATTTAGAAACATTTTTAGTTGAATTTGACAAGTTAAAGTATTTTGAGATTAATAATTTTGAACATTTTGAAAAGACTTATTTAAGCTTATCTGAAAAACTTTACTCTAATATTCCCTTTAATTCAAGCTTTATCAAAATAATATTTAGTAGGTATTATAGTACTATAGTACCTTATTTATATTATCATTTTAATGATAAATTTTTAAAAAATGAAAAAAATAAGATGAAGGAGATAAGAAAAGTTTTTGAAATACAATTAAGAAGGTTGATAGATTTTTATATAGAGTTTTTAAATACTATAGAC
- a CDS encoding nucleotidyltransferase family protein: protein MKNIAGLLVNQNNTIKEALKIIDTGAIRIALVVDEEHRLLGTLSDGDIRRGLLNGKTLDDSIESLYYKNPTTALHTESKDKIIQKAIMNQVYQIPLVDENNKLVDIVNLATLLNITKKRNKVILMAGGLGTRLRPLTDDIPKPLLKVGNKPILETIIRNFAEHGFVNITISLNYKGDMIKDYFGDGSDFGVNIDYVEENKRLGTAGALSLLKENPHEPFFVMNGDLLTDVNFSHLLDFHSFGNSTATMCVREYEYQVPYGVIQTKDSDITSIVEKPIQKFFVNAGIYVLSPSVFNDIPENEFFDMPTLFNILIEKQKKVSSFPIHEYWLDIGRMSDFEQAQSEYFRIFSEK from the coding sequence ATGAAAAATATAGCTGGGTTATTAGTTAATCAAAATAATACGATTAAAGAGGCATTGAAGATTATTGATACTGGTGCAATCAGAATTGCTTTAGTGGTTGATGAAGAACATCGACTTTTAGGGACTTTGTCTGATGGAGATATTAGAAGAGGTTTACTCAATGGTAAAACTTTAGATGACAGTATTGAAAGTTTATATTATAAAAATCCAACAACAGCACTTCATACTGAAAGTAAAGATAAAATTATTCAAAAAGCGATTATGAATCAAGTTTATCAAATTCCTTTAGTTGATGAAAATAATAAATTAGTTGATATTGTTAATTTAGCAACATTGCTAAATATTACAAAAAAAAGAAATAAAGTAATTCTGATGGCAGGAGGTTTAGGTACTAGACTTAGACCGTTAACAGATGATATTCCAAAACCTTTATTAAAAGTAGGGAATAAACCGATACTAGAAACAATTATAAGAAATTTTGCAGAACATGGGTTTGTAAATATTACTATAAGTTTAAATTACAAGGGTGATATGATTAAAGATTACTTTGGTGATGGAAGTGATTTTGGGGTTAATATTGATTATGTTGAAGAGAATAAAAGACTTGGAACAGCTGGAGCACTTAGTTTACTAAAAGAAAATCCACATGAGCCATTTTTTGTCATGAATGGAGACCTTTTAACTGATGTTAACTTCTCTCATCTTTTAGATTTTCACTCATTTGGAAATTCAACTGCAACAATGTGTGTTAGAGAGTATGAGTATCAAGTTCCATATGGAGTTATTCAAACGAAAGACAGTGATATTACATCTATTGTAGAAAAACCTATTCAGAAGTTTTTTGTAAATGCAGGTATTTATGTTTTATCTCCGAGTGTATTTAATGATATTCCTGAAAATGAATTTTTTGATATGCCTACACTTTTTAATATTTTAATCGAAAAACAAAAAAAGGTTTCATCATTTCCTATTCATGAATATTGGTTAGATATCGGAAGAATGAGTGATTTTGAACAAGCTCAAAGTGAATACTTTAGGATATTTAGTGAGAAATAA
- a CDS encoding 6-hydroxymethylpterin diphosphokinase MptE-like protein, translating to MTEIELAEIQNTMMAIYKKNINFFINCYPSLYEKILKLEEQNVFKYEIEFINNHFELVDSNRNLTYNCDPYFDAEHRVNNLSSESNFLLIKLDSKYELRKSYDERIDPYKILNRYIEKIDGKNIQPNEKFIFLGSILGFHISEIVNKTEFKTFLIVEDSLEIFRLSMFLNDYEELSRNKKLFFCINEENKSSIIDDFLNYKFEDNHKIKFEVASKNEIYLVEELSNLFLQKNELNYPFSEYLISYLRGIKYLQNGYRLLKLNQNHKILENQNVLFLGGGLSLKENIDFIVENQNKFLIVCVAAVLKILEQNEIIPDIIISSDSSEIIKEQFNVDDKYYKNSIVLLSNKTDEKVVELLPKENIFLFNDALEIFDNTGVNTGVNVGNIGYSILLKLGVKNIYLLGFDACVDAKKGKSHSTNDDIKEFKKFDIINDDKINSETHLIKVAGNFKEFVNTTSHFKGMIECFDEIKDNYVIEAFNLSNGAFLPGIKPLEVKKCFLNEVLNKELAKEEIHLTLLDISKNHLSELENKIINDDLSVLEKFEKLELSSIYNNFNSLKKNESSLLIQILNKYFKLVLPWYYYLKEFNENKANELFQNDFKNIINFIKVKK from the coding sequence ATGACTGAAATTGAATTAGCTGAAATTCAAAATACTATGATGGCAATTTATAAAAAAAATATAAATTTTTTTATAAATTGTTATCCTTCACTTTATGAAAAAATCTTAAAACTTGAAGAACAAAATGTTTTTAAATATGAAATAGAATTTATAAATAATCACTTTGAATTAGTTGATTCAAATAGAAATCTAACATATAATTGTGATCCATATTTTGATGCAGAACATAGAGTTAATAATCTATCTAGTGAGAGTAACTTTTTATTAATAAAATTAGATTCAAAATATGAATTAAGAAAATCTTATGATGAAAGAATTGACCCGTATAAAATATTAAATAGATATATTGAAAAAATTGATGGAAAAAATATTCAGCCTAATGAAAAATTCATTTTCTTAGGTTCTATTTTAGGATTTCATATTAGTGAAATTGTAAACAAAACAGAGTTCAAAACATTCTTAATAGTTGAAGATAGTTTAGAAATATTTAGATTATCAATGTTTTTAAATGATTATGAAGAATTATCAAGAAATAAAAAACTCTTTTTTTGTATTAATGAAGAAAATAAATCATCTATTATAGATGATTTTCTGAATTATAAATTTGAGGATAATCACAAAATAAAATTTGAAGTTGCTTCAAAAAATGAAATTTATTTAGTAGAAGAATTATCAAATCTATTTTTACAAAAAAATGAATTAAATTACCCCTTTTCTGAGTATTTAATTAGTTATCTAAGGGGAATAAAATATCTTCAAAATGGATATAGACTTTTAAAATTAAATCAAAATCATAAAATATTAGAAAATCAAAATGTTCTATTTCTAGGTGGTGGACTATCATTAAAGGAAAATATTGATTTTATAGTTGAAAACCAAAATAAGTTTCTGATAGTTTGTGTAGCCGCAGTTCTTAAAATATTAGAACAGAATGAAATTATACCAGATATTATAATTAGTTCTGATAGTAGTGAAATCATAAAAGAACAATTCAACGTAGATGATAAATATTATAAAAATTCTATAGTTCTCTTATCTAATAAAACAGATGAAAAGGTAGTAGAGTTATTACCAAAAGAAAACATATTTTTATTTAATGATGCTTTAGAGATATTTGATAACACTGGAGTAAACACAGGTGTAAATGTAGGGAATATAGGGTATTCAATTCTTTTAAAACTTGGAGTGAAAAATATTTATTTATTAGGTTTTGATGCTTGTGTTGATGCAAAGAAAGGCAAAAGTCATTCAACAAATGATGATATTAAAGAATTTAAAAAGTTTGATATAATAAATGATGATAAGATTAATTCTGAAACACATTTAATAAAAGTAGCTGGTAATTTTAAAGAGTTTGTAAATACTACATCTCACTTTAAAGGAATGATTGAATGTTTTGATGAAATTAAAGATAATTATGTCATAGAAGCATTTAATCTTTCTAATGGAGCCTTTCTTCCTGGAATAAAACCACTTGAAGTAAAAAAATGTTTCTTAAATGAAGTTTTAAATAAAGAGTTGGCAAAAGAAGAGATTCATTTAACTTTATTAGATATTTCAAAAAATCATTTATCGGAATTAGAAAATAAAATAATTAATGATGACTTATCAGTTTTAGAAAAGTTTGAGAAATTAGAATTATCTAGTATATACAATAACTTTAATAGTTTGAAGAAAAATGAATCATCTCTTTTAATACAAATTTTGAATAAATATTTTAAGTTAGTTTTACCTTGGTATTACTATTTAAAAGAGTTTAATGAAAATAAAGCTAATGAATTATTTCAAAATGATTTTAAAAATATAATAAATTTTATAAAGGTAAAAAAATGA